A DNA window from Arachis hypogaea cultivar Tifrunner chromosome 18, arahy.Tifrunner.gnm2.J5K5, whole genome shotgun sequence contains the following coding sequences:
- the LOC112772940 gene encoding uncharacterized protein: protein MILFNSMEDLKQSLLYTTLELQQTRAAVHEELKKRDEQLLILKDLLNKTIRERDEANDKCQRLLLEKLLLQQQNNPVSGISSIEDDHRRNNNNNNNINTTSSDCEESIVSSPVIEHHLSATESAMIEAVTPTGPLPEKGKLLQAVMKAGPLLQTLLLAGPLPQWRHPPPPLESFEIPPVTIPSPPLLHQDVNNNNNNSRKREFCDASESSPIETKYQRVALH from the coding sequence ATGATCCTTTTCAATTCAATGGAGGACCTCAAACAGTCTCTTCTATATACCACTCTGGAGCTTCAACAAACTAGAGCTGCAGTCCACGAGGAACTCAAGAAGAGAGATGAACAACTCCTCATCCTCAAGGATCTGCTCAACAAGACCATAAGAGAAAGAGATGAAGCCAATGACAAATgccagagacttctcttggagaagcttcttcttcagcaacAGAATAATCCTGTCTCTGGAATCTCAAGCATTGAAGATGACCACAgaagaaacaacaacaacaacaacaacatcaacaccACCTCATCAGACTGTGAAGAAAGCATTGTGTCATCACCAGTGATTGAGCACCACTTGTCAGCAACAGAATCTGCCATGATTGAAGCAGTGACACCAACAGGGCCACTTCCAGAAAAGGGTAAGCTGTTGCAGGCAGTCATGAAAGCAGGTCCTCTGCTTCAAACCCTGCTTCTTGCAGGCCCACTCCCTCAATGGAGACACCCTCCACCGCCCCTTGAGTCCTTTGAGATTCCACCTGTCACTATTCCTTCACCACCACTACTCCATCAAGatgttaacaacaacaacaacaacagcagaaAAAGAGAATTTTGTGATGCCTCTGAGTCTTCTCCAATTGAGACCAAGTACCAAAGGGTTGCACTTCACTGA
- the LOC112771907 gene encoding protein SOSEKI 3 isoform X1 encodes MSGGGGVVVNVGMMEARMKKYRQVSPERAKVWTEKSPKYHQNRKVPVIYYLCRNRQLEHPHFMEVPLTSPEGLYLRDVIDRLNALRGRGMASLYSWSCKRSYKNGFVWHDLCQDDLILPAHGNEYVLKGSELFDESNSDRFSPINNVKIQSLKQLPEPVSCRSHDGASTSSSLNGKEARNSQDDDELSTGQRSGSSDVSPESTAGKSDSTNLSLPEYKIYKSEKLSDASTQTEEPKSITKTQKTCTRGVSTEDASMESECHEIHQDEVPHVTENSEICRETISPPPSTSSPSSSGGKIETLESLIRADLSKMNRFRIMDEEGRMPTNTRLKASNLLMQLISCGSISVKNHSLGLIPSYKAKFSNGKFPSPLFSTSVMLGEFDCLAENPKVMGLRLEDKEYFSGSIVDSKLSNEQGDGPNVLKRSSSYNAERSSEELKSQDIEESSSGHSKCILQSVKASLTKQPRSESMRYTVSDGPRKSMDRVDGSGVSPVPSYGSSKRITEPSSAKKQSKMIESFEEEKVIKIEERLASGARVIIESKPSRHTASSS; translated from the exons ATGAGTGGGGGTGGTGGGGTTGTTGTGAACGTGGGAATGATGGAAGCAAGGATGAAGAAATACCGACAAGTGAGTCCTGAAAGGGCCAAAGTGTGGACAGAGAAGTCACCAAAGTATCACCAGAATAGGAAGGTTCCTGTCATTTACTATCTTTGCAGGAACAGGCAGCTAGAACACCCTCATTTCATGGAGGTTCCTCTTACATCCCCTGAAGGCCTATACCTGAGAG ATGTGATTGATAGACTTAATGCATTGAGAGGTAGAGGCATGGCTTCCTTGTATTCATGGTCTTGTAAGAG AAGCTACAAGAATGGTTTTGTGTGGCATGATCTCTGTCAGGATGATCTAATTCTACCTGCCCATGGGAATGAGTATGTCCTCAAAGGTTCTGAACTCTTTGATGAATCAAATTCAG ATCGATTTAGCCCGATTAACAATGTCAAAATACAAAGCCTGAAGCAGTTACCAGAGCCAGTCTCTTGTAGGAGCCATGATGGAGCTTCCACTTCTTCTAGCCTGAATGGAAAAGAAGCAAGAAACTCTCAAGATGATGATGAGCTTTCCACAGGACAACGCAGCGGTTCCTCTGATGTTTCTCCAGAGTCTACAGCTGGAAAAAGTGATTCTACTAACTTGTCATTGCCAGAGTACAAAATCTACAAGAGTGAAAAGTTGTCAGATGCTTCAACTCAGACAGAAGAACCTAAGAGTATAACCAAAACACAGAAAACTTGTACCAGGGGCGTATCAACAGAAGATGCATCAATGGAATCTGAATGCCATGAGATACATCAAGATGAAGTGCCACATGTGACTGAAAATTCAGAAATCTGTAGGGAAACCATTTCTCCTCCTCCTTCGACTTCTAGTCCCTCATCTTCTGGAGGGAAGATTGAAACTTTGGAATCCTTGATTAGAGCTGATTTGAGTAAAATGAACAGATTTAGGATCATGGATGAGGAGGGACGAATGCCAACCAACACAAGGCTGAAAGCCTCAAATCTGCTGATGCAACTGATCTCGTGTGGATCAATATCGGTGAAAAACCACAGTCTTGGCCTTATTCCTTCCTATAAGGCCAAGTTTTCCAATGGAAAATTCCCTTCCCCATTGTTCTCGACTTCTGTCATGTTGGGGGAATTCGATTGCCTAGCTGAGAATCCAAAGGTTATGGGTCTCAGATTGGAAGACAAAGAGTACTTTAGTGGGAGCATAGTTGATTCTAAATTATCAAATGAACAAGGAGATGGACCTAATGTTCTGAAACGCTCTTCTTCCTACAATGCTGAGAG GTCAAGTGAAGAGCTGAAATCACAAGACATAGAGGAATCATCCTCAGGACATTCCAAATGCATTTTGCAGTCGGTTAAGGCTTCATTGACCAAGCAGCCACGAAGCGAATCCATGAGATACACAGTTTCTGATGGACCAAGAAAATCCATGGATAGAGTTGATGGCTCAGGCGTATCCCCAGTACCATCCTATGGTAGCAGCAAAAGAATCACCGAACCTTCATCAGCAAAAAAGCAATCAAAGATGATAGAGTCTTTTGAGGAGGAGAAGGTGATCAAAATTGAAGAA AGGCTTGCTTCAGGAGCTCGGGTTATAATCGAATCTAAACCATCTCGCCACACAGCATCTAGCTCTTAA
- the LOC112771907 gene encoding protein SOSEKI 3 isoform X2 has protein sequence MSGGGGVVVNVGMMEARMKKYRQVSPERAKVWTEKSPKYHQNRKVPVIYYLCRNRQLEHPHFMEVPLTSPEGLYLRDVIDRLNALRGRGMASLYSWSCKRSYKNGFVWHDLCQDDLILPAHGNEYVLKGSELFDESNSDRFSPINNVKIQSLKQLPEPVSCRSHDGASTSSSLNGKEARNSQDDDELSTGQRSGSSDVSPESTAGKSDSTNLSLPEYKIYKSEKLSDASTQTEEPKSITKTQKTCTRGVSTEDASMESECHEIHQDEVPHVTENSEICRETISPPPSTSSPSSSGGKIETLESLIRADLSKMNRFRIMDEEGRMPTNTRLKASNLLMQLISCGSISVKNHSLGLIPSYKAKFSNGKFPSPLFSTSVMLGEFDCLAENPKVMGLRLEDKEYFSGSIVDSKLSNEQGDGPNVLKRSSSYNAERSSEELKSQDIEESSSGHSKCILQSVKASLTKQPRSESMRYTVSDGPRKSMDRVDGSGVSPVPSYGSSKRITEPSSAKKQSKMIESFEEEKVIKIEESLLQELGL, from the exons ATGAGTGGGGGTGGTGGGGTTGTTGTGAACGTGGGAATGATGGAAGCAAGGATGAAGAAATACCGACAAGTGAGTCCTGAAAGGGCCAAAGTGTGGACAGAGAAGTCACCAAAGTATCACCAGAATAGGAAGGTTCCTGTCATTTACTATCTTTGCAGGAACAGGCAGCTAGAACACCCTCATTTCATGGAGGTTCCTCTTACATCCCCTGAAGGCCTATACCTGAGAG ATGTGATTGATAGACTTAATGCATTGAGAGGTAGAGGCATGGCTTCCTTGTATTCATGGTCTTGTAAGAG AAGCTACAAGAATGGTTTTGTGTGGCATGATCTCTGTCAGGATGATCTAATTCTACCTGCCCATGGGAATGAGTATGTCCTCAAAGGTTCTGAACTCTTTGATGAATCAAATTCAG ATCGATTTAGCCCGATTAACAATGTCAAAATACAAAGCCTGAAGCAGTTACCAGAGCCAGTCTCTTGTAGGAGCCATGATGGAGCTTCCACTTCTTCTAGCCTGAATGGAAAAGAAGCAAGAAACTCTCAAGATGATGATGAGCTTTCCACAGGACAACGCAGCGGTTCCTCTGATGTTTCTCCAGAGTCTACAGCTGGAAAAAGTGATTCTACTAACTTGTCATTGCCAGAGTACAAAATCTACAAGAGTGAAAAGTTGTCAGATGCTTCAACTCAGACAGAAGAACCTAAGAGTATAACCAAAACACAGAAAACTTGTACCAGGGGCGTATCAACAGAAGATGCATCAATGGAATCTGAATGCCATGAGATACATCAAGATGAAGTGCCACATGTGACTGAAAATTCAGAAATCTGTAGGGAAACCATTTCTCCTCCTCCTTCGACTTCTAGTCCCTCATCTTCTGGAGGGAAGATTGAAACTTTGGAATCCTTGATTAGAGCTGATTTGAGTAAAATGAACAGATTTAGGATCATGGATGAGGAGGGACGAATGCCAACCAACACAAGGCTGAAAGCCTCAAATCTGCTGATGCAACTGATCTCGTGTGGATCAATATCGGTGAAAAACCACAGTCTTGGCCTTATTCCTTCCTATAAGGCCAAGTTTTCCAATGGAAAATTCCCTTCCCCATTGTTCTCGACTTCTGTCATGTTGGGGGAATTCGATTGCCTAGCTGAGAATCCAAAGGTTATGGGTCTCAGATTGGAAGACAAAGAGTACTTTAGTGGGAGCATAGTTGATTCTAAATTATCAAATGAACAAGGAGATGGACCTAATGTTCTGAAACGCTCTTCTTCCTACAATGCTGAGAG GTCAAGTGAAGAGCTGAAATCACAAGACATAGAGGAATCATCCTCAGGACATTCCAAATGCATTTTGCAGTCGGTTAAGGCTTCATTGACCAAGCAGCCACGAAGCGAATCCATGAGATACACAGTTTCTGATGGACCAAGAAAATCCATGGATAGAGTTGATGGCTCAGGCGTATCCCCAGTACCATCCTATGGTAGCAGCAAAAGAATCACCGAACCTTCATCAGCAAAAAAGCAATCAAAGATGATAGAGTCTTTTGAGGAGGAGAAGGTGATCAAAATTGAAGAAA GCTTGCTTCAGGAGCTCGGGTTATAA
- the LOC112771854 gene encoding transcription factor FER-LIKE IRON DEFICIENCY-INDUCED TRANSCRIPTION FACTOR encodes MDAHQETLIFNNDYEVHDFTEDPNFDQLINLIRGDNNNEDDAAVFFNYGSDIIINDCFLDDNQNQNDLLLPCPTTAHNPYDQIHQSHNNNSSNEVMMNNVCDTNLISSFSCFDEGVVNRENEGEYSSATTTATDEANLSGKPRVKADRSKTLISERRRRSRMKEKLYALRSLVPNITKMDKASIIGDALSYVHELQAQAKKLKAEVAGLEASLFVSENYKASFDDNYIKTVQVTHNSHPINKKIVQIEMVQVEERGYYVKIVCNKGGGVAASLYRALESLVGFSVRNSNFETVCDTILLTFTLNVKGFEPEVNLPNLKLWVTGALLNQGFEFMGNFHY; translated from the exons ATGGATGCTCACCAAGAAACACTGATATTCAACAATGATTATGAGGTGCATGATTTCACTGAGGACCCCAACTTTGATCAGCTCATCAATTTAATTAGAGGGGATAATAATAATGAAGATGATGCTGCTGTGTTCTTTAACTATGGTTCAGACATTATCATCAATGATTGCTTCCTTGATGATAATCAGAATCAGAATGATTTACTTCTTCCATGCCCTACTACTGCCCATAACCCATATGATCAGATTCATCAGAGCCATAACAACAATAGTAGCAAtgaagtgatgatgaataatgtgTGTGATACTAATCTTATTAGCTCCTTCTCTTGCTTTGATGAAGGGGTGGTTAATAGAGAAAATGAAGGAGAGTATTCTTCTGCAACCACAACTGCAACTGATGAGGCTAATCTTAGTGGTAAACCAAGGGTGAAAGCTGATAGGTCCAAGACTCTCATCTctgagaggaggaggagaagcagAATGAAGGAGAAGCTTTATGCACTCCGCTCTTTGGTCCCTAACATAACAAAG ATGGATAAGGCATCGATCATTGGAGATGCATTATCGTACGTGCATgagcttcaagcacaagctaaGAAGCTCAAGGCTGAGGTTGCAGGACTTGAAGCATCTCTGTTTGTGTCAGAGAATTATAAAGCATCCTTTGATGACAATTACATAAAAACTGTTCAAGTCACACACAATAGCCACCCGATCAACAAGAAGATAGTGCAG ATAGAGATGGTTCAAGTGGAAGAAAGAGGGTATTATGTGAAGATAGTGtgcaacaaaggaggaggagttgCTGCATCACTCTACAGGGCTCTCGAGTCTCTTGTGGGTTTCAGTGTTCGGAATTCGAACTTTGAAACTGTTTGTGACACTATACTACTTACATTTACATTGAAT GTTAAAGGCTTTGAACCAGAAGTTAACCTGCCAAACTTGAAGCTATGGGTGACAGGCGCTCTTCTCAACCAAGGCTTTGAATTCATGGGAAATTTTCATTATTGA